One Yoonia sp. BS5-3 genomic window carries:
- a CDS encoding NAD(P)H-quinone oxidoreductase, whose protein sequence is MRAVEISQPGGPDVLQVVDRPMPEADHDQVVIKVAYAGVNRPDALQRAGLYNAPPGASDLPGLEAAGEVVACGAGVSTVAVGDQVCALLPGGGYAEYVATAAAHCLPIPGGLTLKQAACLPETFFTVWSNVFMRGGLQGGERFLVHGGSSGIGTTAIQLAKAFGARVFTTAGSDEKCAACSALGAEMAINYRNADFVEKVQAAGGADVILDMVGGPYIQRNLKALADDGRLVQIAFLQGPTADLNLGQLMMRRLSITGSTLRPQSDLAKARIADQLRQHVWPLIAAGKIAPVMDQEFALVDAAAAHTRMESSAHIGKIVLKVG, encoded by the coding sequence ATGCGCGCAGTTGAAATCTCGCAACCCGGCGGGCCAGATGTCTTGCAGGTGGTGGACCGGCCGATGCCGGAAGCAGACCATGATCAAGTGGTGATCAAAGTGGCATATGCGGGCGTGAACCGGCCTGACGCGCTGCAGCGGGCGGGGCTGTACAACGCGCCACCGGGGGCCAGCGATCTGCCGGGGCTTGAGGCCGCGGGCGAGGTTGTGGCCTGCGGCGCCGGGGTCAGCACCGTTGCGGTGGGTGATCAGGTCTGCGCACTTTTGCCGGGGGGCGGCTATGCGGAATATGTGGCCACAGCTGCAGCCCACTGCCTGCCCATTCCGGGCGGTCTGACGCTGAAACAAGCAGCCTGCCTGCCCGAGACTTTCTTTACCGTCTGGTCCAACGTCTTCATGCGGGGCGGCTTGCAAGGGGGCGAACGGTTTTTGGTGCATGGGGGCTCTTCGGGGATCGGGACAACGGCAATCCAACTGGCCAAAGCCTTTGGGGCGCGTGTCTTCACCACCGCTGGATCGGATGAAAAATGCGCGGCCTGCAGCGCGCTCGGCGCCGAAATGGCGATCAACTACCGCAACGCGGATTTTGTTGAAAAAGTACAAGCGGCGGGCGGGGCGGATGTGATCCTTGATATGGTCGGGGGGCCATATATACAGCGCAACCTCAAAGCGCTGGCAGATGACGGTAGATTGGTGCAGATCGCATTTCTACAAGGGCCGACAGCGGACTTGAACCTGGGGCAGCTGATGATGCGGCGGCTCAGCATCACCGGATCAACGCTGCGGCCGCAATCTGATTTGGCCAAAGCCCGGATCGCTGATCAGCTCCGCCAGCATGTCTGGCCGCTGATCGCTGCTGGGAAAATTGCACCGGTGATGGACCAGGAATTTGCCTTGGTCGATGCTGCCGCGGCCCATACGCGAATGGAAAGCAGCGCGCATATCGGCAAGATTGTTTTGAAGGTTGGATAG
- a CDS encoding COQ9 family protein: MMTPPTDPQKIALLDAILPHVAFDGWSQTAFDAAVTEIGIDPAHARTMCRRGAVDLAIAYHMRADAAMIAALKASDMSDMRFRDKVAHALRLRIAGIDDKEAVRRAAALFALPHMAADGSKLIWGTADKIWEALGDTSQDVNWYTKRMTLSGVYSAVILYWLGDDSLDGQATDAFIDRRIDDVMQFEKFKSTMRDNPLFKPFTGPLSKMLSSVRAPTKMPPADLPGIWQDPR, from the coding sequence ATGATGACGCCACCGACCGATCCACAGAAAATCGCCCTTTTGGATGCCATATTGCCTCATGTGGCTTTTGACGGCTGGTCGCAGACCGCCTTTGATGCCGCCGTCACCGAAATCGGCATCGATCCGGCCCATGCACGGACGATGTGCCGACGCGGCGCTGTTGATCTGGCCATTGCCTATCACATGCGCGCGGATGCAGCGATGATCGCCGCCCTGAAAGCGTCGGATATGTCCGACATGCGGTTCCGGGACAAAGTAGCCCATGCACTGCGCCTACGCATTGCAGGGATCGACGATAAAGAGGCCGTGCGCCGCGCCGCGGCCCTTTTTGCCCTGCCGCATATGGCCGCTGATGGCTCCAAGCTGATTTGGGGGACCGCCGATAAAATATGGGAGGCCCTGGGCGATACATCACAGGATGTGAACTGGTACACCAAACGGATGACGCTGTCGGGCGTCTATAGCGCGGTCATTCTCTATTGGCTGGGCGATGATAGCCTTGATGGGCAAGCGACTGACGCATTTATCGACCGGCGCATTGATGACGTGATGCAGTTTGAGAAATTCAAATCGACCATGCGGGACAATCCGTTGTTCAAACCGTTCACCGGGCCTTTGTCGAAAATGCTGTCCTCAGTCCGGGCGCCAACAAAAATGCCACCTGCAGATTTGCCAGGCATTTGGCAGGATCCAAGATAA
- the rpsU gene encoding 30S ribosomal protein S21, which translates to MQVSVRDNNVDQALRALKKKLQREGVFREMKLKQHFEKPSVRKAREKAEAIRRQRKLARKKLQREGLL; encoded by the coding sequence ATGCAGGTTAGTGTTCGTGATAACAACGTCGATCAGGCGTTGCGTGCTCTGAAGAAGAAACTTCAGCGTGAGGGCGTTTTCCGTGAAATGAAGCTTAAGCAGCATTTCGAAAAACCGTCCGTGCGCAAAGCGCGTGAAAAAGCTGAAGCGATCCGCCGTCAGCGTAAGCTGGCGCGCAAGAAGTTGCAGCGCGAAGGTTTGCTATAA
- a CDS encoding porin family protein, with translation MTGATRTMALKCAILFKGPLMKLLSKSVLALSLGFAPTISLADFSGAYAGAGIGTLSGKLTSTLFDSFLEADNSLGLNDSAGFTGFAGYQIQNGAFVYGGEIAINAAPDAEIEGADGSGQDGVATDVKARLGYVFDTNSMAFATVGYTAVSVDDGFDEQGDLEGFLLGAGIDHLLSENVVVGAEFTMRDTEGATQNADVTMNTNSFALRVAYKF, from the coding sequence TTGACCGGCGCAACAAGAACCATGGCGCTGAAATGCGCGATACTTTTCAAAGGACCTCTCATGAAGCTCTTAAGCAAATCAGTCTTAGCCCTGTCACTTGGCTTTGCCCCTACCATCAGTCTTGCCGATTTTTCCGGCGCCTATGCCGGCGCAGGCATTGGGACCTTGAGCGGGAAACTAACATCAACGCTGTTCGATAGCTTTCTGGAAGCTGACAATTCCCTTGGTTTGAATGACAGTGCCGGTTTCACTGGGTTTGCAGGCTATCAGATTCAAAATGGCGCTTTCGTATATGGCGGAGAAATTGCTATCAATGCAGCGCCGGATGCCGAAATCGAAGGCGCCGATGGGTCTGGGCAGGACGGGGTTGCGACCGACGTGAAAGCCCGTTTGGGCTACGTTTTTGACACCAATTCAATGGCTTTCGCGACGGTCGGATACACAGCTGTCAGCGTCGACGACGGCTTTGATGAACAAGGGGATCTGGAAGGATTCCTGTTAGGTGCCGGTATCGACCATTTGCTTTCAGAAAACGTCGTCGTTGGTGCAGAATTCACCATGCGTGATACCGAAGGCGCGACCCAAAACGCCGACGTGACCATGAACACCAATTCGTTCGCGTTGCGCGTCGCTTATAAGTTCTAA
- a CDS encoding S8 family serine peptidase, with product MADTEYEVIANVSPRSVGPQSLFAETEAITTGNVDSFRSSTSDVRDATRALEEAGFTVFSEASSDITLSVGGSAKQFKEFFGAKLTRQKVDVGPERTMSFMGTSDDPAEALMQAPDKFQDLLEGAVVARPPQYFAPSAIPPVAPVDPAAYQYLTVPDGVSVIMRSARVHRLGVTGKDVVVGMIDTGLYKHPFYKERGYRLLATLLGPGASDAASDANGHGTGEAANIFANAPDCRLRMVKAGNDPVGSFNVLLNSTPKPQVCTNSWGYDVDHGGAIPNWLKPLEAAIANAVASGVTVCFSAGNGHKAFPGSHPDVISVGGVHVNLPDVTEFEASSYASSFQSGFYPGRNCPDVCGLTGKRVDIGGGKAPSLLLPVEEGATLDAIAPTTGSTSDGYGLFSGTSAACPQIAGIVALMLEKDSSLTPAQVKEKLVKSARDVKKGTTANGDTAGAGPDLATGAGLADAKWAYLNTMGDVATTFFSAPKDQQMAMVSSGAMPEISKDFVEDLIETLRSR from the coding sequence ATGGCCGATACTGAATATGAAGTCATTGCAAACGTGTCACCGCGCTCCGTTGGGCCGCAAAGCCTGTTTGCAGAAACAGAAGCGATAACAACGGGCAACGTCGATAGTTTCCGCTCGTCCACATCGGATGTGCGCGATGCGACACGGGCGCTGGAAGAGGCCGGCTTTACGGTGTTTTCCGAGGCCAGCAGCGACATCACGCTGTCGGTGGGCGGGTCTGCCAAGCAGTTCAAGGAATTCTTTGGGGCCAAGCTGACGCGGCAGAAAGTGGATGTGGGTCCCGAAAGAACCATGTCATTCATGGGCACCAGCGACGATCCGGCAGAGGCGCTGATGCAAGCGCCGGACAAATTCCAGGACCTTCTTGAAGGGGCCGTCGTGGCACGCCCGCCACAATATTTCGCGCCCTCTGCCATCCCACCGGTCGCGCCGGTTGATCCGGCCGCCTATCAATACCTGACGGTGCCCGATGGGGTGTCCGTGATCATGCGATCGGCGCGGGTGCATCGGCTTGGGGTGACTGGCAAGGATGTTGTCGTCGGGATGATCGACACCGGGCTTTACAAACACCCTTTCTACAAGGAACGGGGGTACCGGCTGCTGGCTACGCTACTTGGGCCGGGTGCATCAGATGCAGCATCCGACGCTAATGGGCACGGGACGGGTGAGGCGGCAAATATCTTTGCCAATGCACCAGACTGCCGGTTGCGGATGGTCAAGGCTGGCAATGATCCGGTCGGCTCATTCAATGTGTTGCTGAACTCCACACCCAAACCGCAGGTCTGCACCAATAGCTGGGGCTATGATGTGGATCACGGGGGGGCGATCCCGAACTGGCTCAAACCGCTTGAGGCGGCGATTGCCAATGCCGTGGCCAGCGGCGTCACGGTCTGTTTCTCGGCCGGGAACGGGCACAAGGCCTTCCCCGGCAGCCATCCGGATGTGATCTCGGTCGGCGGTGTGCATGTGAACCTACCCGATGTCACGGAATTTGAAGCCTCAAGCTATGCGTCCAGCTTTCAATCAGGGTTCTATCCGGGGCGTAACTGCCCAGATGTCTGCGGGCTGACGGGCAAGCGCGTGGATATCGGCGGGGGCAAAGCACCCAGCCTGCTGCTCCCGGTTGAGGAAGGGGCTACGCTCGACGCGATCGCACCAACAACGGGCTCGACAAGCGATGGCTATGGGCTGTTTTCCGGCACATCGGCGGCCTGTCCGCAAATCGCCGGGATCGTCGCGTTGATGCTGGAAAAAGACTCCAGCTTGACACCGGCACAGGTCAAGGAAAAGCTGGTCAAAAGCGCGCGCGATGTCAAAAAGGGGACCACAGCCAACGGGGACACCGCAGGCGCAGGCCCAGATCTGGCGACGGGGGCAGGGCTTGCGGATGCCAAATGGGCCTATCTGAATACGATGGGCGATGTGGCAACCACGTTCTTCTCGGCGCCCAAGGATCAGCAGATGGCGATGGTCAGCTCGGGGGCGATGCCCGAGATTTCCAAAGACTTCGTCGAAGATCTGATCGAAACACTGCGCTCGCGCTAA
- a CDS encoding outer membrane beta-barrel protein — MKPIAAVIIAALPSATLADFSGAYGGAALGVVSPNLDFSDLLEGLIDEDIVIGLEDTTSLSAFAGYQIQNGAFVYGGEVAFTTAPNMEFVGVSIDNSATDIKGRLGYAVDDQLLAYGALGYSQVTIDIDDIDLELDADGLFLGAGVDYLLTDNIVLGAEVSTRKVSIDLDEFDIDQDVDLDTNTFALRASYKF; from the coding sequence ATGAAACCTATCGCCGCTGTCATTATTGCGGCCCTCCCATCAGCTACCCTGGCCGATTTTTCCGGTGCCTATGGTGGTGCAGCACTTGGGGTCGTTAGCCCCAATCTGGATTTTTCCGATCTGCTTGAAGGCCTCATCGACGAAGACATCGTCATCGGTCTTGAGGACACGACGTCGCTCTCTGCTTTCGCGGGATACCAAATCCAAAATGGTGCATTTGTCTATGGCGGTGAGGTCGCGTTTACGACCGCACCAAACATGGAGTTTGTTGGTGTCAGCATCGACAATAGCGCAACTGACATCAAAGGCCGTCTTGGCTATGCCGTTGACGATCAGCTGCTTGCGTATGGCGCGCTTGGGTATAGCCAAGTGACCATCGATATTGACGATATTGATCTGGAACTTGATGCAGATGGTCTGTTTCTGGGTGCCGGTGTCGACTATCTACTGACCGACAACATCGTTCTGGGCGCTGAAGTCAGCACCCGGAAGGTTTCCATCGATCTTGATGAGTTCGATATCGACCAGGATGTCGATCTGGACACCAACACATTTGCCCTACGTGCGTCTTACAAATTCTAA
- the ispH gene encoding 4-hydroxy-3-methylbut-2-enyl diphosphate reductase: protein MQKPPLTLYLAAPRGFCAGVDRAIKIVEMALEKWGAPVYVRHEIVHNKFVVDSLRDQGAVFVEELDECPDDRPVIFSAHGVPKAVPAAAAQREMIYVDATCPLVSKVHIEAQRHADNGLQMIMIGHAGHPETVGTMGQLPEGEVLLVETVEDVAKVTVRDADRLAFVTQTTLSVDDTKDIVAALEARFPNIVGPHKEDICYATTNRQEAVKEMAPKCDAMLVVGAPNSSNSKRLVEVGARAGCDYAQLVQRATDIDWRALEGISTMGITAGASAPEVLINEVIDAFKSRFDVTVEKIVTAEENVEFKVPRVLRVPA, encoded by the coding sequence ATGCAAAAACCACCCCTCACACTTTATCTGGCCGCGCCGCGGGGCTTTTGCGCTGGTGTGGACCGGGCGATCAAGATCGTTGAAATGGCGCTCGAAAAATGGGGGGCGCCCGTCTATGTGCGCCATGAAATCGTCCATAATAAATTCGTTGTCGATAGCCTGCGCGATCAGGGGGCCGTTTTTGTCGAAGAGCTAGACGAATGCCCTGATGACCGCCCGGTGATCTTCTCGGCTCATGGGGTGCCCAAGGCGGTGCCTGCGGCCGCGGCACAGCGCGAAATGATCTATGTGGATGCGACCTGCCCGCTGGTCAGCAAGGTCCATATCGAGGCGCAGCGCCACGCCGACAACGGTTTGCAAATGATCATGATCGGCCATGCAGGCCACCCGGAAACAGTTGGGACAATGGGCCAATTGCCAGAGGGTGAGGTGCTGCTTGTCGAAACGGTTGAAGATGTGGCAAAAGTGACGGTGCGCGATGCGGACCGGCTGGCTTTTGTGACGCAGACGACCCTTTCAGTGGATGACACCAAAGACATCGTCGCCGCCTTAGAGGCGCGGTTTCCCAATATCGTGGGCCCGCATAAAGAAGACATCTGCTACGCCACAACCAACAGGCAAGAGGCGGTCAAAGAAATGGCGCCGAAATGCGACGCAATGCTGGTTGTCGGTGCGCCCAATTCGTCCAACTCGAAACGGCTGGTCGAGGTTGGCGCGCGGGCGGGATGCGATTATGCGCAGTTGGTCCAACGGGCGACAGATATCGACTGGCGGGCGCTTGAAGGGATCAGCACGATGGGGATCACGGCGGGGGCCTCGGCCCCAGAGGTTCTAATCAACGAGGTGATCGATGCGTTCAAATCCCGGTTCGATGTAACGGTCGAAAAAATCGTGACTGCCGAAGAGAATGTGGAATTCAAAGTGCCGCGCGTGTTACGGGTACCAGCCTGA
- a CDS encoding NYN domain-containing protein — translation MFYRDERLALFIDGSNLYAAAKSLGFDIDYKLLRQEFMRRGKMLRAFYYTALLENDEYSPIRPLVDWLHYNGFTMVTKPAKEYTDSMGRRKVKGNMDIELAVDAMELAPHVDHVVLFSGDGDFRPLIEALQRKGVRVSVVSTIRSQPPMIADELRRQADNFIELDELRDVVGRPTREPRVDEQEEVTEEG, via the coding sequence ATGTTTTACCGGGACGAGCGCTTAGCGCTTTTTATTGATGGATCGAACCTCTATGCGGCGGCAAAGTCGCTTGGTTTTGACATCGACTACAAGCTGCTCAGGCAGGAATTCATGCGGCGCGGCAAAATGTTGCGCGCATTCTACTACACAGCACTGCTCGAAAACGACGAATACTCACCGATCCGGCCGCTGGTGGATTGGCTGCACTACAATGGTTTCACCATGGTCACAAAACCGGCCAAGGAATACACCGACAGCATGGGGCGGCGGAAGGTCAAAGGGAACATGGATATCGAACTTGCGGTCGATGCCATGGAACTCGCGCCGCATGTCGATCATGTGGTGCTCTTTTCCGGCGATGGGGACTTTCGGCCATTGATTGAGGCGTTGCAGCGCAAAGGCGTGCGTGTCTCTGTAGTGTCCACAATCCGCAGCCAACCGCCGATGATCGCCGATGAATTGCGCCGTCAGGCGGATAACTTCATTGAGCTTGACGAGCTGCGCGATGTGGTCGGGCGTCCGACCCGTGAGCCGCGCGTGGATGAACAAGAAGAAGTGACCGAAGAAGGCTAA